The proteins below come from a single Mesobacillus jeotgali genomic window:
- the mnmH gene encoding tRNA 2-selenouridine(34) synthase MnmH yields the protein MKDISVQQLINSKEYIPVDVRAPIEHRESAIPGSVNIPLFTDEERQEIGTLYKRSGEEAAKWRAMEIVSPKLPRLLGEIKDLKKTGAEPVIHCWRGGMRSRSVASFLEYAGIPAMRLEGGYRAYREYILEKTPQLLPEKAIVLHGMTGTGKTDILQALQEKGYPVVDLEKIANHRGSIFGMIGKGEAHNQKTFDALLFERLNELTGSNYFIIEAESKRIGRAAQPEELLYKKQNGIHFLIRSSIPKRVERIYDEYVQPFIGEAWFEEEVTEKVTKLIRRINHEISPSLALALEEKSYKDLIEILLVHYYDPRYNHALLEYDGPFVEIDADAPDVIQNIEKEIQKTLSGSTAV from the coding sequence ATGAAAGATATATCAGTACAACAATTAATCAACTCAAAGGAATATATACCAGTCGATGTCAGAGCGCCAATCGAGCATCGTGAATCGGCAATACCAGGGTCGGTCAATATACCATTATTCACAGATGAAGAAAGACAAGAAATTGGCACCCTTTATAAGCGGTCGGGTGAAGAGGCGGCCAAATGGCGGGCTATGGAGATTGTTTCACCTAAGCTTCCACGCTTGCTCGGCGAGATTAAAGATCTCAAGAAGACAGGTGCTGAACCTGTGATTCATTGTTGGAGAGGCGGGATGCGGAGCAGGTCTGTAGCATCTTTCCTTGAATATGCCGGAATCCCTGCCATGCGTCTGGAAGGCGGTTATCGGGCGTACAGGGAATATATTTTAGAGAAAACTCCTCAGTTGCTGCCCGAAAAAGCTATCGTTTTGCATGGAATGACAGGTACTGGAAAAACGGATATCTTACAGGCTCTCCAGGAAAAGGGATACCCCGTTGTCGATCTGGAAAAAATCGCAAACCATAGGGGATCCATTTTCGGAATGATTGGCAAGGGAGAGGCGCACAATCAGAAAACATTTGACGCTTTACTGTTTGAAAGGCTGAATGAGCTGACAGGTTCCAACTACTTTATCATTGAAGCGGAGAGCAAAAGAATCGGGCGGGCTGCCCAGCCGGAAGAATTGCTCTATAAAAAACAAAATGGAATCCATTTCCTGATCAGAAGCTCTATACCTAAAAGAGTTGAACGCATATACGATGAATATGTTCAGCCTTTTATCGGAGAGGCCTGGTTTGAAGAAGAAGTCACGGAGAAGGTAACAAAGCTGATAAGGCGTATCAATCATGAAATATCACCCTCTTTAGCATTAGCTCTGGAAGAAAAAAGTTATAAAGATTTGATTGAGATTTTACTGGTCCATTATTATGATCCCCGGTATAACCACGCACTGTTAGAGTATGATGGTCCTTTTGTAGAAATTGATGCAGACGCCCCAGATGTCATACAAAATATAGAAAAAGAAATACAAAAGACACTTTCTGGCTCAACAGCGGTTTAA
- a CDS encoding class I SAM-dependent methyltransferase, which translates to MIDSMAKQFEKPKGILGKLAGTIMYFENRKINRWSINKLQVNKNDRILEVGFGPGYGIKTLMSNFRGIEVDGIDLSAKMKDEAAKRNKEWIETGKVQLTIGDVADFQPDHRYNKIISVNNYPLWDQPQTSLRHLFRLSKIGGRIVLTVQPREEGSTAETAKQLGETMKKDLMNAGFKNPEISYLQVRPVLTVCVTAEKK; encoded by the coding sequence ATGATAGATTCGATGGCAAAGCAGTTTGAGAAGCCAAAAGGCATTCTTGGAAAGCTGGCAGGAACTATAATGTATTTTGAGAATCGCAAAATCAATAGATGGAGTATTAACAAACTTCAAGTGAATAAAAATGATCGCATCTTGGAAGTTGGCTTCGGTCCCGGTTATGGCATAAAGACTTTAATGTCAAATTTTCGCGGAATTGAAGTGGATGGAATTGACTTATCTGCAAAAATGAAGGATGAGGCAGCAAAGAGAAATAAAGAATGGATTGAAACAGGGAAAGTACAACTGACTATAGGTGATGTTGCCGACTTCCAACCCGATCATCGTTACAATAAGATTATCTCGGTAAATAATTACCCTCTTTGGGACCAACCGCAGACTTCCTTAAGGCATTTATTTCGATTGTCGAAAATAGGAGGCAGAATCGTCCTGACTGTCCAGCCTCGAGAAGAAGGATCGACTGCAGAGACAGCCAAGCAATTGGGAGAAACCATGAAAAAAGATTTGATGAATGCCGGATTCAAAAACCCGGAGATATCATATCTGCAGGTAAGACCTGTTTTGACAGTATGTGTAACTGCAGAAAAGAAATAG
- the trpA gene encoding tryptophan synthase subunit alpha, whose product MDKIQKALTEKEKKAFVPYIMAGDGGLETLKEKLLFLQECGADAVELGIPFSDPVADGPTIQEAGIRALSSGTTLRKVLETIQTFKTEISIPLILMTYLNPLVAYGIKKFAEDAANASISGCIIPDLPLEEEDFILPALEQHEISLIRLVTLTTPVERIKEIGSRATGFIYAVTVTGITGARNNFSEDLAAFLSSVKSVSSVPVLAGFGVSNAEQVREVCMHCDGVIVGSKIIDLFERRELDGIKQLVRTAEEVSLQVYK is encoded by the coding sequence ATGGATAAAATTCAGAAGGCTCTTACTGAAAAAGAAAAAAAGGCTTTTGTTCCATATATAATGGCTGGTGATGGAGGACTTGAAACCCTTAAAGAGAAGCTGCTGTTTTTACAGGAGTGTGGTGCCGATGCGGTAGAACTTGGCATCCCCTTTTCAGATCCTGTTGCGGATGGGCCCACAATCCAGGAGGCTGGTATCCGGGCGCTTAGCAGTGGAACTACCTTGAGAAAAGTATTGGAGACGATCCAAACCTTTAAAACTGAAATCTCAATTCCTCTAATTCTAATGACTTATTTGAATCCCCTTGTAGCATACGGGATCAAAAAGTTTGCCGAAGATGCTGCAAACGCCAGTATATCTGGGTGCATCATCCCCGATCTTCCTCTTGAGGAGGAGGATTTCATTCTTCCGGCGCTCGAGCAGCATGAAATCTCCTTAATCAGGCTAGTGACACTCACAACACCAGTTGAGAGAATAAAGGAAATCGGCTCCAGGGCAACAGGCTTCATTTATGCCGTAACGGTAACAGGTATCACGGGTGCAAGAAACAATTTCAGCGAGGATCTTGCTGCTTTCCTAAGTTCGGTTAAAAGTGTCAGTTCCGTCCCGGTGCTTGCAGGGTTCGGAGTTTCAAACGCTGAACAAGTAAGGGAAGTATGCATGCATTGCGATGGTGTAATCGTTGGAAGCAAGATTATTGATTTATTTGAACGTAGAGAGCTTGATGGAATAAAACAGCTCGTTCGAACTGCCGAAGAGGTTAGTTTACAAGTTTACAAGTAA
- the trpB gene encoding tryptophan synthase subunit beta — protein sequence MSSITYNLPDEKGHFGNYGGRFVPETLMQAVLELEKEYKRAQEDEEFHSELQKLMKDYVGRETPLYLAGNLTEHAGGAKIYLKREDLNHTGAHKINNTVGQALLAVRMGKRKIVAETGAGQHGVATATVCALLNLECVIFMGKEDIRRQQLNVFRMELLGAKVVSVDAGSGTLKDAVNEALRYWVTNVRDTHYILGSVMGPHPFPKMVRDFQSVIGKETKQQFFEKEGKLPDALVACIGGGSNSIGLFYPFIEDESVSIYGVEAAGLGLATDKHAASLTKGKPGVLHGAMMYLLQDEDGQIQEAHSISAGLDYPGIGPEHSYLHDINRITYESVTDDEALQAFQLISKLEGIIPALESAHAIAYAVKLAAGMSKDESIVVCLSGRGDKDVQTIKDRIGGLE from the coding sequence ATGAGTTCAATTACTTATAATTTACCAGACGAAAAGGGGCATTTTGGCAATTACGGAGGCAGGTTCGTCCCAGAAACATTGATGCAGGCTGTACTCGAATTGGAGAAGGAATACAAGAGGGCACAAGAAGACGAGGAGTTCCATAGCGAATTGCAAAAATTAATGAAGGATTACGTAGGGAGGGAAACGCCATTATATCTAGCCGGAAATCTCACGGAACATGCCGGCGGGGCAAAAATATATTTGAAACGGGAGGACCTTAACCATACAGGAGCCCATAAAATCAACAATACTGTCGGCCAGGCCTTGCTTGCAGTCAGGATGGGCAAACGGAAAATCGTAGCTGAAACAGGTGCTGGACAGCATGGAGTTGCTACTGCGACAGTCTGTGCCCTGCTAAATTTGGAATGTGTGATTTTCATGGGCAAAGAGGATATCAGACGGCAGCAATTAAATGTTTTCAGGATGGAACTCCTGGGGGCAAAGGTGGTCAGTGTAGATGCTGGCAGCGGGACATTGAAGGATGCGGTCAATGAAGCTCTTCGCTACTGGGTTACAAATGTCAGGGATACTCATTATATACTTGGGTCTGTAATGGGTCCTCATCCGTTTCCAAAAATGGTTCGTGACTTTCAGAGCGTCATCGGCAAAGAAACAAAACAGCAATTTTTCGAGAAAGAAGGAAAGCTGCCCGATGCCCTTGTAGCTTGTATTGGAGGGGGCAGCAACTCGATTGGTTTATTTTATCCGTTCATTGAGGATGAAAGTGTGTCCATTTATGGAGTAGAAGCAGCAGGTCTGGGACTGGCAACCGACAAGCACGCCGCTTCACTGACCAAGGGCAAACCAGGAGTGCTCCATGGCGCAATGATGTATCTTCTGCAGGATGAGGACGGTCAAATTCAGGAAGCGCACTCGATTTCAGCTGGCCTAGACTACCCTGGTATTGGTCCTGAGCATAGCTACCTTCATGATATCAATAGAATCACGTATGAATCCGTAACGGATGACGAAGCACTTCAAGCATTTCAACTGATTTCAAAATTAGAGGGAATCATCCCTGCTCTGGAAAGTGCACATGCCATTGCGTACGCAGTCAAGCTAGCCGCTGGGATGAGCAAAGATGAGAGTATCGTTGTCTGCTTATCTGGCCGCGGTGATAAAGATGTTCAGACAATTAAGGACAGGATCGGAGGACTGGAATAA
- a CDS encoding phosphoribosylanthranilate isomerase has translation MKVKICGIKTVEAASHAVENGADAIGFVFAESKRQIAVLQAQQIIAHVPAHVWKVGVFVNEDAATIQQIAETAGLTHIQLHGDEDPDDYRSVGLPLIKAVSVKSPEDLEKIDDIKADFILLDSPPVEYRGGNGLSFEWDLANALKKSNTNVILAGGLDSVNVSKAIAKVSPLMVDVSSGVETNGEKDLVKIKGFINSAKKLGEEMQNEFNYL, from the coding sequence ATGAAGGTTAAGATTTGCGGCATTAAAACGGTTGAAGCAGCTAGCCATGCTGTAGAGAATGGTGCAGACGCTATTGGATTTGTCTTTGCCGAAAGTAAAAGGCAAATAGCAGTTCTGCAGGCACAACAGATTATTGCTCACGTACCGGCACATGTCTGGAAGGTAGGAGTTTTTGTAAATGAGGATGCTGCAACAATACAGCAAATCGCAGAAACTGCCGGCCTTACACATATCCAGCTTCATGGTGATGAGGATCCTGATGATTATCGATCAGTTGGGCTGCCGTTAATAAAAGCTGTTTCGGTTAAGTCACCGGAAGATCTTGAGAAAATTGATGATATAAAAGCGGATTTTATCCTTCTTGACAGTCCTCCAGTAGAATATCGGGGAGGAAACGGGTTAAGTTTTGAGTGGGACCTGGCAAATGCATTAAAAAAATCAAACACCAATGTAATCCTGGCAGGTGGCTTGGATTCTGTAAACGTCAGCAAAGCAATTGCAAAGGTCAGCCCCTTGATGGTTGATGTCAGCAGCGGTGTCGAAACAAACGGAGAAAAGGATCTAGTAAAAATAAAGGGATTTATCAATAGCGCAAAAAAATTGGGGGAGGAAATGCAGAATGAGTTCAATTACTTATAA
- the trpC gene encoding indole-3-glycerol phosphate synthase TrpC — MGTMLDSIIERKKVEVEELRKSAKEITENSSNPRSLLKALREANNVAIISEFKRASPSKGDINLSLDPAKQAKLYALSGASAISVLTDEKGFKGTFNDLKEVRNAVELPVLCKDFIVDPIQIDIALSAGADVILLIASALPQEKLADLYEYASEKGLECLVEIHDESDLEKALDIKAQIIGINNRDLRTFEVNLENTEKLGPLVKKAGALLISESGIKTREDIIRAAAAGANGVLIGETFMTSTDIKKTFTHFTVPIVRDFA, encoded by the coding sequence ATGGGTACAATGCTTGATTCAATCATAGAAAGAAAAAAAGTTGAGGTGGAAGAGCTGAGGAAGTCAGCAAAGGAAATAACTGAAAACTCTTCGAACCCACGATCTCTGTTAAAAGCCCTAAGAGAGGCAAACAATGTAGCCATCATATCGGAATTTAAAAGAGCTTCACCTTCGAAAGGAGACATCAATCTTTCTTTGGACCCTGCTAAGCAGGCAAAACTTTATGCACTGTCTGGTGCATCGGCTATATCTGTGTTAACGGATGAAAAGGGGTTTAAGGGGACTTTCAACGATTTGAAAGAAGTCAGAAATGCCGTGGAGCTTCCGGTTCTCTGCAAGGATTTTATCGTTGATCCAATCCAAATAGACATAGCCCTTTCCGCTGGAGCAGATGTCATTTTGCTCATCGCATCCGCATTGCCCCAGGAAAAGCTGGCTGATCTATACGAGTATGCTTCTGAAAAGGGACTTGAGTGTCTCGTTGAAATCCACGACGAATCAGATTTGGAAAAGGCACTCGATATAAAAGCTCAAATCATCGGAATCAACAATCGCGATTTGAGAACATTCGAGGTCAACCTGGAGAATACCGAAAAACTAGGACCTCTTGTCAAAAAAGCAGGCGCCTTGCTGATCAGCGAAAGCGGTATAAAAACGAGGGAGGACATAATCCGTGCTGCAGCTGCAGGTGCAAACGGCGTATTGATTGGAGAAACTTTTATGACTTCAACGGATATCAAAAAAACTTTCACTCATTTCACTGTTCCTATTGTGAGGGATTTTGCATGA
- the trpD gene encoding anthranilate phosphoribosyltransferase: MKQYLEMVVEGKSLLEHEMEEAVQEIFNQDTSDAEIASFLTGLKLKGESAEEVSGLVKAIRKHALNFTKNIPNVLDNCGTGGDGSKSFNISTTSAFVIAGAGITVAKHGNRSVSSKTGSADVLEALGVSLDFSPEATEEILEQNGIAFLFAPHVHPKLKQIMKVRRDLKIPTIFNLIGPLTNPVQLDYQLLGIYRRDMIDKFAHVLANLNRKRAIVINGAGGMDEASLAGENEMVIVSEGEIKRFTLNPEEVNLPLYDNSRIKGGDARDNADILLQVLQGKKGAHRDTVLLNAGLGIYTAGEAESILQGVNLAAESIDSGRALTKLENLISISNQNKKAVG, translated from the coding sequence ATGAAACAGTATCTTGAAATGGTAGTCGAAGGAAAATCACTGTTGGAGCATGAAATGGAAGAAGCGGTCCAGGAAATTTTCAACCAGGATACATCAGATGCCGAAATCGCATCATTTTTGACTGGACTTAAGTTGAAAGGAGAAAGCGCTGAGGAAGTATCAGGTTTGGTAAAGGCAATCAGAAAACATGCGCTCAATTTTACAAAAAATATACCGAATGTTCTGGACAATTGCGGAACAGGAGGGGATGGATCCAAAAGCTTCAACATTAGCACCACTTCCGCATTTGTAATTGCAGGTGCCGGAATTACGGTAGCAAAACATGGTAACAGAAGCGTATCGAGCAAGACCGGAAGCGCGGATGTTTTGGAAGCTCTTGGTGTCAGTTTGGACTTTTCTCCGGAAGCAACAGAAGAAATCCTTGAACAGAATGGGATTGCATTCCTGTTTGCCCCACATGTTCATCCGAAACTAAAACAAATCATGAAGGTAAGAAGGGACCTAAAAATCCCTACAATCTTTAATTTAATCGGGCCACTGACAAATCCTGTACAGCTTGATTACCAGCTGCTTGGAATTTACCGCAGGGATATGATCGATAAGTTTGCCCATGTGCTGGCAAATCTGAACAGGAAGCGGGCAATCGTCATTAACGGAGCAGGAGGAATGGATGAAGCCTCTCTTGCGGGCGAGAACGAAATGGTCATCGTTTCTGAAGGGGAAATCAAGCGATTCACGCTTAATCCAGAGGAAGTCAACTTGCCCTTATACGATAACAGCAGGATCAAGGGCGGGGATGCACGGGATAATGCTGACATATTGCTCCAAGTCCTTCAAGGCAAAAAAGGAGCTCACCGGGATACAGTGCTGCTGAACGCAGGTTTGGGAATTTATACTGCCGGAGAGGCGGAATCGATTCTGCAAGGAGTGAATCTGGCTGCGGAAAGCATCGATTCTGGCAGGGCACTAACCAAACTGGAGAATTTAATCAGCATAAGTAATCAAAACAAAAAGGCGGTAGGATGA
- a CDS encoding anthranilate synthase component II, translating to MILLIDNYDSFTYNLYQYLSELGAEVITIRNDKITVKEILRLEPEAIVLSPGPGRPEQAGICIETVKQLAPSIPILGICLGHQAIAHAFGSSIIKAKKIRHGKESKLRHTGTSLMNHLEEHPEVMRYHSLVIDRTSLNEDFQVLAEAADDGEIMAIKHNHYPLYGLQFHPESIGTKSGKQILSNFITEIREGTLTHETVS from the coding sequence ATGATTCTACTCATTGATAATTACGATTCATTTACCTATAACCTTTATCAGTATCTAAGCGAACTTGGGGCTGAAGTGATAACGATCCGGAACGATAAAATAACGGTTAAGGAAATCTTGAGATTGGAACCTGAAGCAATCGTCCTTTCTCCAGGTCCAGGCAGGCCGGAGCAAGCCGGGATCTGTATTGAAACTGTTAAACAATTGGCTCCATCAATCCCGATCCTGGGGATATGTCTTGGGCATCAGGCGATAGCCCATGCATTTGGCAGCTCGATCATCAAGGCAAAAAAAATCAGGCATGGCAAGGAATCTAAGCTCAGACATACAGGAACTTCACTAATGAATCATCTAGAGGAACATCCTGAAGTCATGAGATATCACTCCTTGGTGATCGACAGGACGTCGCTGAATGAAGATTTCCAGGTTTTGGCTGAAGCAGCTGATGACGGCGAAATCATGGCAATCAAGCATAATCATTATCCTTTATATGGACTACAGTTTCATCCAGAGTCCATTGGAACGAAGAGCGGAAAGCAGATTTTATCGAATTTTATTACTGAAATCAGAGAGGGGACTTTAACTCATGAAACAGTATCTTGA
- the trpE gene encoding anthranilate synthase component I yields the protein MNVEAPDVFIEEIEGDTLTPISVFQMISGKKKFLLESSHKHNDSGRFSFIGCDPVYELLNEKGETFLSKKRVKERVKGPFSRALKEMLPKLTADFDIPFIGGGVGFVSYDFIRDFEDIGPLKEDPLEMPEAHLMFFNEVIVFDHLKQKINLIGIPFPGYSNDELIKKLKKRKDELESSVNKPPVNRFTLSDFSTSQNREEFEKSVKTAKSLIEEGEIFQVVLSRRLSADAKGDPFSFYRKLRVDNPSPYMYFIDFEGYVVAGTSPESLVKYRNGTMITNPIAGTRPRGKTAEEDIKLELELEQDEKELAEHKMLVDLSRNDLGRICEIGSVKVDKFLAVERFQFVMHLVSEVSGRLLPEAHPVDGLAACLPAGTVSGAPKIRAMQIINELEAEKRGVYSGAVGYFSACGSMDFALAIRTLVVKGGKGYLQAGAGIVYDSDPAKEFDETNHKLKALMEAANDSTH from the coding sequence ATGAATGTAGAAGCTCCAGATGTTTTTATTGAGGAAATTGAGGGAGATACATTAACGCCTATATCTGTATTTCAAATGATATCAGGAAAGAAAAAGTTCCTTCTGGAAAGTTCTCATAAACATAATGATTCCGGCCGGTTTTCTTTTATTGGCTGTGATCCGGTTTACGAGCTTTTGAATGAAAAGGGCGAGACCTTTCTGTCAAAGAAAAGGGTTAAGGAGCGAGTAAAAGGCCCATTTTCCAGAGCGCTGAAGGAAATGCTTCCTAAATTGACTGCTGATTTTGATATTCCTTTTATAGGAGGAGGCGTGGGTTTTGTCAGCTATGATTTCATTCGCGATTTTGAAGACATTGGGCCGCTGAAGGAAGACCCTCTCGAAATGCCAGAAGCGCATTTAATGTTCTTCAATGAAGTCATCGTGTTTGATCATCTTAAACAAAAGATCAACCTGATCGGCATTCCCTTCCCAGGATACAGCAATGACGAGCTTATAAAGAAATTAAAAAAGCGAAAAGACGAACTGGAGTCGTCAGTCAATAAACCACCTGTCAATCGATTTACACTATCAGATTTTAGTACATCGCAAAACAGGGAGGAGTTTGAAAAATCTGTCAAGACCGCAAAGAGCCTGATTGAAGAGGGAGAAATCTTTCAGGTTGTGCTATCAAGAAGGCTTTCAGCGGATGCCAAAGGAGATCCCTTTTCGTTTTATCGGAAGCTTAGAGTGGATAATCCCTCCCCTTATATGTACTTCATTGACTTTGAAGGCTATGTTGTTGCCGGTACCTCCCCTGAAAGCCTTGTGAAGTACAGGAATGGAACGATGATTACAAATCCAATTGCAGGAACAAGGCCAAGAGGAAAAACAGCTGAGGAAGATATAAAACTGGAATTGGAATTAGAACAGGATGAAAAGGAATTAGCCGAACATAAGATGCTTGTTGACCTGTCAAGGAATGATTTGGGAAGGATCTGTGAGATTGGCAGTGTTAAGGTGGATAAATTCCTGGCTGTCGAGAGGTTTCAGTTTGTCATGCATCTCGTATCAGAGGTGAGCGGGAGGCTCTTGCCAGAAGCTCATCCAGTTGATGGACTGGCGGCATGTCTGCCTGCAGGGACAGTGTCAGGAGCTCCAAAAATTCGGGCGATGCAAATCATCAACGAACTTGAAGCTGAAAAAAGAGGTGTTTATTCAGGAGCAGTCGGTTACTTCTCTGCTTGCGGGAGCATGGATTTTGCCCTCGCAATCAGAACATTGGTTGTCAAGGGTGGCAAAGGGTATCTGCAGGCAGGTGCTGGTATTGTATATGACTCTGATCCTGCAAAAGAATTCGATGAAACCAACCATAAATTAAAAGCATTGATGGAGGCAGCCAATGATTCTACTCATTGA
- a CDS encoding MOSC domain-containing protein, with protein sequence MTQILYLNVGMPELKTWNGKQERSAIGKKRVEQALLTKESFQGDGVAATEFHGGPDRAVCFYPAEHYPKWSVEFGKELAPPTFGENISAPGMLEADIYIGDTFKLGESVIQVTQGRIPCSKISKNNQIDMLLKRVVETGYTGYFFRVLQEGMVYEDSEITFLERIQNNFSILRANEIYFHQRKDYQSIEELIEIEGLAEDWKRNLEKILLQKN encoded by the coding sequence ATGACGCAAATATTATATCTGAATGTTGGGATGCCGGAGCTTAAGACCTGGAACGGCAAACAAGAACGATCAGCAATTGGAAAAAAAAGAGTGGAACAAGCATTACTAACAAAAGAATCCTTTCAGGGAGATGGCGTGGCAGCAACAGAATTTCATGGAGGGCCTGACAGAGCTGTTTGTTTTTATCCCGCAGAGCATTATCCAAAATGGTCAGTTGAATTTGGAAAGGAATTAGCACCTCCAACCTTTGGCGAGAATATTTCAGCCCCAGGCATGTTGGAAGCCGATATCTATATTGGTGATACATTCAAGCTTGGAGAATCTGTGATTCAGGTAACACAGGGAAGGATTCCGTGTTCAAAAATATCAAAGAATAACCAAATTGACATGCTGCTGAAAAGGGTTGTCGAGACTGGCTATACAGGCTATTTTTTCCGCGTTCTCCAAGAGGGAATGGTCTATGAAGACTCCGAAATTACTTTTTTGGAGAGGATACAAAATAACTTTTCAATTTTAAGGGCAAATGAAATTTATTTTCACCAGAGGAAGGACTATCAGTCGATTGAAGAACTTATAGAAATCGAGGGATTGGCAGAAGACTGGAAGAGAAACCTTGAGAAGATTTTGTTGCAGAAAAATTAA
- a CDS encoding MFS transporter, producing MNYIENLFPKSGGVSDKKDTKKDNVNNQKWAIVSLASIPLVMTLGNSMLIPVLPVMEKEMGISAFQSSLIITVYSIVAIFLIPVAGYLSDHIGRKKVIIPSLIITGIGGTISGWASWQMNDGYWVVLIGRALQGVGAAGAFPIVLPLVGDMFKNDDEVSGALGEIETANTLGKVLSPVLGSFLAGFIWFIPFFSIPVFCALSIIMMIFLVKSPKKKEKPLPFKDFIKKIKLTFTENGRWLYAIFFIGAIVMFVLFGVLFYLSDILENKYGIKDLKKGLFLALPLGALCLSSFITGKVIKKNMVLMKWITFTSLVLLGISVALLSFSRELWFLISMFLVAGIGIGASLPPLDALITESIEKEERGTITSLYSSMRFIGVAAGPPVIALMMKNSNKLMFIILTVLSIAAALATFIAIKPDKHEA from the coding sequence ATGAATTATATTGAAAACTTGTTTCCAAAATCCGGTGGAGTTTCGGATAAAAAAGATACGAAAAAGGATAATGTCAATAATCAAAAATGGGCAATTGTCTCTCTCGCATCCATTCCACTTGTGATGACACTTGGTAATTCGATGCTGATTCCTGTTTTGCCTGTCATGGAAAAGGAAATGGGCATTTCTGCCTTCCAATCGAGCCTAATCATAACTGTATATTCAATAGTAGCCATATTTTTAATACCGGTAGCCGGGTATCTATCCGATCATATAGGGCGAAAAAAAGTCATCATCCCCAGCCTGATCATCACTGGAATTGGCGGAACTATATCTGGTTGGGCCTCATGGCAAATGAACGATGGATACTGGGTTGTCTTAATCGGCCGAGCCTTGCAGGGTGTGGGAGCAGCCGGAGCTTTTCCAATCGTTTTGCCCCTTGTTGGAGATATGTTTAAAAACGATGATGAGGTGAGCGGTGCCCTTGGAGAAATCGAAACTGCAAACACGCTAGGAAAGGTTCTCAGCCCAGTGTTAGGCTCCTTCCTGGCAGGATTCATCTGGTTTATCCCATTTTTTTCAATACCAGTGTTCTGTGCACTTTCGATCATAATGATGATTTTTCTAGTAAAAAGTCCAAAAAAGAAAGAAAAACCATTACCTTTTAAGGATTTCATTAAAAAAATTAAACTGACTTTTACCGAGAATGGGCGCTGGCTTTATGCCATCTTTTTTATTGGTGCAATAGTCATGTTCGTGTTGTTTGGGGTCTTATTTTACTTGTCAGATATTCTGGAGAACAAGTATGGGATAAAGGATCTGAAAAAAGGACTGTTTCTTGCCCTGCCTTTAGGGGCTCTGTGTCTTTCATCATTTATTACTGGAAAAGTAATTAAGAAGAACATGGTCCTTATGAAATGGATTACGTTCACGAGTTTAGTGTTGCTTGGCATTTCAGTGGCCCTCTTAAGTTTTTCAAGAGAGCTATGGTTTTTGATTTCCATGTTCCTCGTTGCTGGCATTGGTATTGGAGCAAGCCTGCCTCCACTGGATGCATTGATCACTGAGAGTATTGAAAAAGAAGAACGAGGGACCATTACATCCTTATACAGCTCAATGAGATTCATCGGAGTAGCTGCAGGCCCTCCTGTCATCGCTTTAATGATGAAAAATTCTAATAAGCTAATGTTCATTATCTTGACCGTATTAAGTATTGCTGCCGCTCTTGCAACATTTATTGCCATAAAACCGGATAAACATGAGGCGTAA